One Mycobacteroides abscessus ATCC 19977 genomic window carries:
- the pheA gene encoding prephenate dehydratase — translation MQRITYLGPEGTFSEAAMITLRTTGRIPGSSEVEPVSVASAREALVQVQAGDADYACVPIESSLEGPVVPTLDTLAVGAPLQIFAETVLPVSFTIAVRPGTAAGDVKTVAGFPIAAAQVREWLATNLPDAELVAANSNAAAAEDVKAERADAGVCTEWAAQRLGLHALASGVVDEAHAHTRFVLVGRPGPPPAATGADRTSVVLGLGNVPGALAAAMNEFAIRDIDLTRIESRPTRTGLGTYRFFLDCVGHIDDIAVGEALKGLHRRCEDVRYLGSWPRGTTAPTGANPPVLDEASGWLAETREGRLR, via the coding sequence GTGCAGCGCATCACTTATCTGGGTCCGGAAGGCACGTTTTCGGAGGCCGCAATGATCACGCTGCGTACGACGGGGCGCATTCCCGGTTCATCGGAGGTGGAGCCGGTTTCGGTGGCCAGTGCCCGCGAGGCGTTGGTGCAGGTCCAGGCCGGTGACGCCGACTATGCGTGCGTCCCGATCGAGAGTTCGCTGGAGGGGCCGGTGGTCCCCACGCTGGACACTCTGGCGGTAGGTGCGCCGTTGCAAATTTTCGCCGAGACGGTGCTGCCGGTGTCCTTCACCATCGCGGTGCGCCCGGGCACCGCGGCCGGGGATGTAAAGACCGTCGCAGGGTTCCCGATTGCCGCCGCGCAGGTTCGCGAGTGGCTGGCCACCAATCTGCCGGACGCGGAGCTGGTCGCCGCGAACTCGAACGCGGCGGCCGCCGAGGATGTGAAGGCCGAGCGGGCCGATGCCGGTGTGTGCACGGAATGGGCCGCACAGCGTCTGGGGTTACACGCCCTGGCCAGCGGAGTGGTGGACGAAGCTCATGCGCACACGCGCTTTGTGCTGGTGGGGCGGCCGGGGCCACCGCCGGCGGCCACCGGGGCGGACCGCACCTCGGTGGTACTGGGGCTGGGAAACGTGCCCGGTGCCCTTGCCGCCGCCATGAATGAGTTCGCGATCAGAGATATCGACCTGACGCGGATTGAGTCCCGGCCCACCCGCACCGGGCTCGGCACGTACCGGTTCTTCCTGGACTGCGTGGGCCATATCGACGACATCGCCGTCGGCGAGGCACTCAAGGGCCTGCATCGGCGTTGTGAGGATGTGCGGTATTTGGGATCGTGGCCACGAGGGACCACAGCACCTACCGGCGCCAACCCGCCGGTACTGGACGAAGCGTCGGGATGGCTCGCCGAGACGCGGGAAGGGAGGCTGCGATGA
- a CDS encoding DUF2470 domain-containing protein, with the protein MTAAPPTTAERVRSACARAASSTLAVAGADVVGTSLHHLFDDGTFAVAVPSDSAIAATVVAAGSAGMPALLELTDQAPLPLREPVRSLVWVRGNVVAASDREARGIVDVIASRIPDPALLDIRTDMRLRTEPGSVLLCLTVESVVVADSTGAESVDVSALLSARPDPFCALEAGWLSHIDHDHRDLVERLARRLPLNLQHGEVRLLGIDRYGIQLRVEGAESDHDVRLPFNEPVNDTAGLSQALRILAGCPFLNGLRARKI; encoded by the coding sequence ATGACTGCAGCACCGCCCACCACCGCCGAGCGCGTGCGCTCGGCTTGCGCACGGGCCGCGAGCTCGACCCTCGCCGTCGCTGGAGCCGACGTGGTCGGGACCTCACTGCACCACCTGTTCGACGACGGCACCTTCGCCGTCGCGGTCCCCTCCGATAGCGCCATCGCGGCGACGGTGGTCGCGGCAGGCTCCGCGGGCATGCCCGCGCTGTTGGAACTCACGGATCAAGCGCCGCTTCCGCTGCGCGAACCGGTCAGATCGCTGGTCTGGGTGCGCGGCAACGTGGTAGCCGCCTCCGACCGGGAAGCCCGCGGCATCGTCGATGTCATCGCCAGCCGCATCCCCGACCCCGCCCTACTGGACATCCGCACCGATATGCGACTACGCACCGAGCCGGGCTCGGTACTGCTGTGTCTGACCGTGGAATCCGTCGTCGTCGCCGATTCCACGGGAGCCGAATCGGTGGACGTCTCGGCCCTGCTGAGCGCGCGCCCGGATCCCTTCTGTGCGCTCGAGGCGGGATGGCTCTCCCATATCGACCACGACCACCGCGATCTGGTCGAGCGGCTGGCCAGGCGGTTGCCACTGAACTTGCAACACGGGGAGGTACGCCTGCTCGGCATCGACCGCTACGGCATCCAGCTGCGCGTGGAGGGTGCCGAGAGCGATCACGATGTACGGCTGCCGTTCAATGAGCCCGTCAACGACACCGCCGGACTGAGCCAAGCCCTGCGCATCCTGGCAGGCTGCCCGTTCCTCAACGGGCTACGCGCCCGCAAGATCTAG
- a CDS encoding oxygenase MpaB family protein, whose product MGSLRDDPRYSGTVEERRRRDRRYDFLLKLHGKNGKRALQLAEAPRRDDGYFGLDSVSFKVYENVMVAGMGALSGLFISVLDPDGAYGVGQHTTYYYDTVGRVRRSLLFFAGAVAGDTETAIKVGRDLFRKHSHINGEVPSTGEPFRANHVETLKFTYVVGWPHLWRAYKKFSDPDATYEEECQFYKEQVRVCELMGMPAGELPTTPEEVDAWVRNAEKNLMAFTRPAQELTDFLTHNPWTPLYPNVILGGGLKLAIWAAIPLLTPYVREICGLATMRIRPAIGTVAIKGAVRALRNPIVERLILPWFGYEMWGYMHNAIRHAPDAGPVPFDHEVGLKLQQGKGGTLGASACPMHAVSTAARPVEASV is encoded by the coding sequence ATGGGCAGCCTGCGTGACGATCCCAGATATTCGGGCACGGTCGAGGAGCGACGTCGGCGTGACCGCCGGTACGACTTTCTGCTCAAGCTGCACGGCAAAAACGGTAAGAGGGCACTGCAGCTTGCCGAGGCGCCCCGCCGAGACGACGGCTATTTCGGGCTGGACTCGGTCAGCTTCAAGGTTTACGAGAACGTGATGGTCGCGGGCATGGGAGCGCTTTCCGGGCTGTTCATCTCGGTCCTCGATCCTGATGGAGCCTACGGTGTCGGTCAGCACACGACCTATTACTACGACACGGTGGGGAGGGTGCGTCGCAGCCTGTTGTTCTTCGCGGGCGCGGTCGCGGGTGACACCGAGACGGCGATCAAGGTCGGCCGCGATCTCTTTCGTAAGCACTCCCACATCAATGGCGAGGTTCCGTCGACGGGCGAACCCTTCCGGGCGAATCATGTTGAGACCCTGAAGTTCACATATGTAGTGGGTTGGCCGCATCTGTGGCGTGCGTACAAGAAATTCAGCGACCCCGACGCGACGTATGAAGAAGAATGCCAGTTTTACAAGGAGCAGGTGCGCGTGTGCGAGCTCATGGGCATGCCCGCGGGGGAACTACCCACCACGCCCGAAGAGGTTGACGCGTGGGTTCGGAATGCGGAGAAGAATCTGATGGCATTCACCCGGCCGGCTCAGGAACTCACCGACTTTCTGACGCACAACCCGTGGACCCCGTTGTACCCCAACGTAATTCTGGGTGGCGGACTAAAGCTGGCAATCTGGGCGGCGATACCCTTGCTCACGCCGTATGTCCGGGAAATCTGCGGACTCGCGACGATGCGAATCCGACCGGCCATTGGCACGGTGGCCATCAAGGGAGCGGTACGCGCTTTGCGTAATCCGATCGTCGAACGGTTGATCCTGCCGTGGTTCGGGTACGAGATGTGGGGCTATATGCACAATGCGATTCGGCATGCTCCGGATGCCGGTCCGGTGCCCTTCGATCACGAAGTAGGCCTGAAACTGCAGCAAGGAAAGGGAGGCACGCTGGGTGCGAGTGCCTGCCCGATGCATGCCGTGTCCACCGCGGCACGGCCGGTGGAGGCATCGGTATGA
- a CDS encoding histidine phosphatase family protein has protein sequence MSGRLVLVRHGQSYGNVERRLDTKPPGAALTELGLQQARLFAKRYEEHAPAVLVHSVAVRAVQTAAGIAEHLGVQAEQIEGLHEVQAGELEDRTDLEAFAVFDRTYERWHFGDLDARMPGGESAQDVFDRYLPAVADLRLRHLENDASTGDVVIVSHGAAIRLVAAALAGVDPGFAVNRHLRNAEAVVLAPVTDGRWSCVHWGDAVAPFPHQEAASAEELAQSADPMG, from the coding sequence ATGAGCGGTCGCCTTGTCTTGGTCAGGCATGGACAGTCCTACGGAAATGTGGAACGCCGGCTGGACACCAAACCACCGGGTGCGGCGCTGACCGAACTGGGGTTGCAACAGGCACGTTTGTTTGCCAAACGGTACGAGGAGCATGCGCCCGCAGTGCTGGTGCATTCGGTGGCGGTGCGTGCCGTGCAGACGGCGGCCGGAATCGCCGAACACCTTGGGGTGCAGGCGGAGCAGATCGAGGGGCTGCACGAGGTCCAGGCCGGCGAGTTGGAGGACCGCACCGATCTGGAAGCGTTTGCGGTCTTCGATCGCACCTATGAGCGTTGGCATTTTGGCGATCTGGACGCCCGGATGCCCGGCGGCGAATCCGCGCAGGACGTGTTCGACAGGTATCTGCCCGCGGTCGCGGATCTGCGGCTACGGCACCTGGAGAACGACGCGTCGACGGGCGATGTGGTGATCGTCAGTCATGGGGCGGCGATTCGTTTGGTGGCCGCGGCTCTTGCCGGAGTGGATCCGGGCTTCGCGGTCAATCGGCACCTGCGCAATGCGGAAGCCGTTGTGCTGGCCCCGGTTACCGATGGACGGTGGAGTTGCGTGCATTGGGGCGACGCGGTGGCACCCTTCCCGCATCAAGAGGCCGCCAGTGCCGAAGAGCTGGCGCAGTCGGCCGACCCGATGGGCTAG
- a CDS encoding peroxiredoxin-like family protein, translating into MTRIDIMANERLLDDRHHLHEFQELWADGPVAFVFLRQFGSAFAVRQAQELNDYYDEITAVGAKVAFIGLGTSIQGFTFRKRADTRFLVLTTQDQTLYRTMGLWRYRAGTIGPWNLREWVRLMRAGVYPYQRTGDPYQLGGAFVATAGGQEVAWDFRAHKASDIAPGREIADALIQAAVRRPAGATV; encoded by the coding sequence ATGACGCGCATCGACATCATGGCCAATGAACGGTTGCTCGACGACCGGCACCACCTACACGAATTCCAGGAACTGTGGGCCGACGGCCCAGTGGCCTTCGTCTTCCTGCGGCAATTCGGCAGCGCCTTCGCGGTGCGGCAAGCCCAGGAGCTCAATGACTACTATGACGAAATTACCGCTGTCGGAGCAAAAGTGGCCTTCATCGGCCTGGGAACTTCCATCCAGGGCTTCACCTTCCGTAAACGTGCGGATACGCGCTTTCTGGTGCTGACCACGCAAGACCAGACGCTCTATCGAACGATGGGACTGTGGCGGTACCGGGCGGGAACAATCGGCCCCTGGAATCTCCGGGAATGGGTGAGGCTCATGCGCGCGGGTGTGTACCCGTATCAGCGTACGGGCGACCCGTACCAACTCGGCGGCGCCTTTGTGGCCACGGCCGGGGGTCAAGAGGTCGCGTGGGATTTCCGGGCGCACAAGGCCTCTGATATTGCTCCCGGCCGCGAGATCGCTGACGCCCTTATCCAGGCCGCGGTGCGCAGACCTGCCGGGGCAACCGTGTGA
- a CDS encoding alpha/beta fold hydrolase codes for MTSARFTFRGDTLAYSRTGTGPPILFLHNGGSAKEIWTRQVEVLRQRYEVICLDHLGYGESDMPERGYTIDQHVERLSAFIEHLGHERISVVGNCMGSAMALLLADRRPELFDSLVLINPLSKNTARRGVLGWLLPLVSRFPTLSMAISRRVRIPQALTNIVITVQFGPRNWLRGIRAPRPGTAQAGKGWSVRGRLAALAEMFCDQTSLGAVDEIRPGPDFPPFAVIWGDSNLGLSPRAGRALNRTLQPDREEFLTRCGHLPMMESPEEVTAIITEFIARPPARRLGDLATSPGSA; via the coding sequence ATGACATCAGCACGGTTCACATTCCGCGGTGACACACTCGCCTACAGCCGCACTGGCACCGGCCCGCCAATTCTGTTCCTGCACAACGGCGGGTCTGCCAAGGAGATCTGGACGCGGCAGGTCGAGGTGCTTCGACAACGGTATGAAGTGATCTGCCTAGACCATCTGGGGTACGGCGAATCCGATATGCCTGAACGCGGCTACACCATCGATCAACACGTGGAGCGTCTGTCCGCGTTTATCGAGCACCTCGGTCATGAACGTATTTCCGTTGTCGGAAACTGCATGGGAAGTGCGATGGCCCTGTTGCTAGCCGACCGCAGACCGGAGCTATTCGACTCACTTGTCCTGATCAACCCGTTGTCGAAGAACACCGCACGCCGTGGCGTACTAGGCTGGCTTTTGCCACTTGTTTCGCGTTTTCCGACGCTCTCAATGGCCATCTCCCGGCGTGTACGGATTCCGCAAGCGCTGACAAACATCGTCATTACCGTGCAATTCGGTCCGCGGAACTGGCTCCGTGGCATCCGGGCGCCGCGGCCGGGAACCGCGCAGGCCGGCAAGGGCTGGTCGGTGCGCGGAAGACTCGCCGCCCTGGCAGAGATGTTTTGCGATCAAACCTCGCTCGGCGCCGTGGACGAGATCCGCCCCGGCCCGGATTTTCCCCCGTTCGCCGTGATCTGGGGTGACTCGAACCTCGGCCTATCCCCGCGGGCTGGCCGGGCACTCAACAGGACGCTGCAGCCGGACCGTGAAGAATTCCTGACTCGATGTGGCCATCTCCCGATGATGGAATCCCCCGAGGAAGTCACCGCCATCATCACGGAGTTCATCGCCCGCCCGCCCGCTAGGCGATTAGGCGATCTCGCCACGTCTCCAGGGTCTGCATAA
- a CDS encoding TetR/AcrR family transcriptional regulator has protein sequence MSMRKALTREELQAQTRDLVLSAAERVFLQRGFHATTVAQIAAEAGRTQGSIYSNFESKDALCQQLLRNHYEGWLSQVALAVMAAENTPAKLDIVESKWRVMSAETDWIGLTAEYLLAVRHDPQQAQLIRENVAALQAGAKAVFAGQLEAEGFAVQDHPMLDDAVAAIVATGMGLVVNHTLGLVEPDQSTSVFMQTLETWRDRLIA, from the coding sequence GTGTCGATGCGGAAGGCGCTGACACGCGAGGAGCTCCAGGCGCAGACGCGGGATCTGGTGCTGTCCGCCGCCGAGAGAGTCTTTCTGCAGCGAGGATTTCATGCGACGACGGTCGCACAAATAGCCGCGGAAGCCGGCCGCACTCAGGGCTCGATCTATAGCAATTTCGAGAGTAAAGATGCTTTGTGCCAACAACTTCTGCGCAACCACTACGAAGGCTGGCTGAGCCAGGTCGCGCTGGCAGTGATGGCCGCCGAAAATACCCCGGCCAAACTCGACATCGTTGAATCCAAATGGCGGGTGATGAGCGCCGAAACCGACTGGATCGGGCTGACCGCCGAGTATCTGCTGGCCGTCCGCCACGATCCACAGCAGGCTCAACTGATTCGTGAGAATGTCGCCGCACTACAGGCCGGGGCGAAGGCGGTGTTCGCGGGCCAGCTGGAGGCCGAAGGCTTCGCGGTGCAGGATCATCCAATGCTGGACGACGCCGTGGCGGCCATTGTGGCCACGGGCATGGGACTGGTTGTCAACCATACGTTGGGCCTCGTCGAACCCGATCAGTCCACGAGCGTCTTTATGCAGACCCTGGAGACGTGGCGAGATCGCCTAATCGCCTAG
- a CDS encoding alpha/beta hydrolase: MTDPAHKPTFGDTVTIETVGSDSAVQRSSHAVARALLRPTLELLARIAARHPTARTHGFRAANFIELAAYPLRPSRDTRRRIVMFEQFRAEWLWHKDLPDPDQAAQGAILYFHGGAFILGGLHSHRRMAARLARASGIPVLVVDYRQLPLAHITDSITDAVDSYRYLLDRGYAPGKIVFAGDSAGGGLAFSAALAARDEGLPVPGGIAAISPWADLDCSAKRAHPNEAHDAMLSGFILSVPGELGMARGNGLDPAWSAVNHDFHGMPAIFIQVGSLEVLRVDVDLLARRCAEAHVPCTVQVWKHAIHDFQLGADLLPDARAAVGDMAHFIYRITDPDNLKAGTP; this comes from the coding sequence ATGACCGATCCCGCACACAAGCCCACATTCGGCGACACGGTCACCATCGAGACCGTCGGGAGCGATTCGGCTGTGCAACGGTCTTCTCACGCCGTGGCACGGGCACTTCTTCGCCCCACCTTGGAACTGCTGGCGCGAATCGCCGCGCGCCATCCGACGGCGAGAACGCACGGATTCCGCGCCGCCAATTTCATCGAGCTGGCTGCCTACCCGTTGCGGCCGAGTCGTGACACCCGGCGCCGCATCGTCATGTTTGAACAGTTTCGTGCGGAATGGTTGTGGCATAAAGATCTTCCCGATCCGGACCAGGCGGCGCAGGGCGCCATTCTGTACTTTCACGGCGGGGCGTTCATTCTCGGAGGTCTGCACAGCCACCGGCGCATGGCCGCACGCCTTGCCCGCGCGTCGGGGATACCGGTACTGGTGGTGGACTATCGTCAGCTTCCGCTGGCGCATATCACCGATTCCATCACCGATGCGGTGGATTCCTACCGCTACCTGCTGGACCGTGGGTATGCGCCTGGCAAGATCGTGTTCGCCGGCGATTCGGCTGGCGGCGGGCTGGCCTTCAGCGCCGCCCTCGCGGCACGCGACGAGGGCCTACCGGTACCGGGGGGCATAGCGGCCATTTCACCGTGGGCGGATCTCGATTGTTCGGCCAAGCGCGCCCATCCCAACGAGGCTCACGACGCCATGCTGTCCGGCTTCATTCTCTCGGTTCCTGGGGAGTTGGGCATGGCTCGCGGTAACGGACTTGACCCGGCCTGGTCTGCGGTAAATCACGACTTCCACGGTATGCCAGCGATTTTCATACAGGTCGGTTCACTTGAGGTGCTGCGAGTGGACGTGGACCTACTTGCCCGGCGGTGTGCAGAGGCACACGTGCCGTGCACTGTTCAAGTCTGGAAGCACGCCATTCATGACTTCCAGCTCGGCGCCGATCTCTTGCCCGATGCCCGTGCCGCGGTCGGCGATATGGCGCATTTCATCTATCGGATCACCGACCCCGACAATCTCAAGGCAGGTACACCGTGA
- a CDS encoding alpha/beta fold hydrolase has product MSDVVSIARYVAAPDGVRLSVTVSGTGPSLVLVHGSLQSGSSWAGVVSELESDFTCFAVDRRGHGASSDAEEHSLQREADDVIAVAAEVGPDAVIVAHSYGAVVVLEAVRRGADVAAVVLYEPPLPISERVASANRDASAALRGRSTVVTREWMAVNRSVESIGEYTRAATPMYLLEGANSPPQFRDPVGYLARRVPGVRVKELVGQDHFAHREAPAVFAQALRELLLS; this is encoded by the coding sequence GTGTCCGATGTGGTGAGCATTGCGCGTTACGTGGCCGCACCTGACGGGGTGCGGCTGAGCGTGACGGTGTCGGGTACCGGACCGTCACTGGTGTTGGTGCACGGCAGTTTGCAATCCGGTTCGAGCTGGGCCGGTGTCGTCTCTGAGCTCGAGAGTGACTTCACCTGTTTCGCCGTCGACCGGCGCGGACACGGTGCGAGTTCGGACGCTGAGGAACACAGCCTGCAGCGTGAGGCCGACGATGTCATCGCGGTCGCCGCGGAGGTCGGTCCCGACGCGGTGATCGTGGCGCATTCGTACGGAGCCGTCGTCGTATTGGAGGCCGTACGTCGCGGCGCGGACGTGGCAGCTGTTGTGCTCTACGAACCGCCGCTGCCGATTTCAGAGCGAGTGGCTAGTGCGAATCGGGACGCGAGTGCCGCGTTGCGCGGTCGATCCACGGTGGTCACCCGGGAATGGATGGCTGTGAATCGATCCGTCGAGTCGATCGGCGAGTACACGCGGGCGGCGACTCCGATGTACCTGCTGGAAGGCGCGAATTCGCCGCCTCAGTTTCGGGATCCGGTGGGCTACCTGGCTCGTCGCGTTCCTGGAGTACGAGTGAAAGAGCTTGTTGGGCAGGACCATTTCGCGCACCGCGAGGCGCCCGCGGTGTTCGCCCAGGCGCTCCGCGAACTGTTGCTGAGCTAG
- the poxB gene encoding ubiquinone-dependent pyruvate dehydrogenase, protein MARTVSQLILDTVKAAGVQRIYGLPGDSLNGFTEALRRDGTLEWVHVRHEESAAFAAGAEAALTGNLAVCAASCGPGNLHLINGLFDAHRSRVPVLAIASHIPSAEIGSGYFQETHPQNLFAECSVYSELVSSVEQLPYVLDTAIRAALDQQGVAVLTIPGDILSAKVDLAPPSAPLVAGAGIRLPGTSCLERAVRELNGSNAITILAGAGCEGAHAELLTAAHALQAPIVHTLRGKEFVEYDNPFDVGMTGLLGFRSGYDALEDTEVLLMLGTDFPYRQFYPPKATVIQVDIRGEHIGRRTRVDVALVGTVKDTLQQLNSMIQPHSDRRHLERARENYTRTRAQLDRLAVDDRNQTPVRPELVARRIDELAADDAVFIADVGTPVIWAARYLSMNGRRRLLGSFNHGSMANAVPQAIGAQASHRDRQIVTLSGDGGLTMMLGDLITLTQSQLPVKMVVFNNGALSFVELEMKAAGIVNYGTALDNPVFADVAKALGIHGLRVERPDQLDGALSEAFDHPGPVLVEVLTARQELSIPPTITAAQVAGFSLWATRTLLSGRGDELIDLAKTNLGARLRRK, encoded by the coding sequence ATGGCACGCACCGTTTCCCAGCTCATCCTCGACACTGTGAAAGCCGCTGGTGTCCAACGTATTTATGGCCTACCTGGAGACTCGCTCAACGGCTTTACCGAGGCACTGCGGCGCGACGGAACCCTGGAGTGGGTGCACGTGCGGCACGAGGAATCTGCCGCGTTCGCCGCCGGCGCCGAGGCCGCGCTCACGGGCAATCTTGCGGTCTGTGCAGCAAGCTGCGGTCCCGGGAACCTGCATCTGATCAACGGCCTCTTCGATGCTCATCGCAGCCGGGTGCCCGTACTCGCGATCGCATCGCATATTCCCAGCGCCGAGATAGGCAGCGGCTACTTCCAGGAGACTCACCCGCAGAATCTGTTCGCCGAGTGCAGCGTCTACAGCGAGCTGGTGAGCAGTGTCGAGCAGCTGCCATATGTCCTCGACACCGCCATCCGTGCGGCCCTCGATCAACAGGGGGTGGCGGTCTTGACGATCCCCGGAGACATCCTGAGCGCCAAGGTCGACCTGGCACCGCCCTCTGCTCCCCTCGTCGCCGGGGCCGGGATCAGGCTGCCCGGTACGTCCTGCTTGGAACGAGCCGTGCGGGAGCTGAACGGTTCGAACGCGATCACCATCCTGGCCGGGGCGGGGTGCGAGGGCGCCCATGCGGAACTGCTGACCGCGGCCCACGCGCTCCAGGCACCCATCGTGCACACGCTGCGCGGCAAGGAATTCGTCGAATACGACAATCCCTTCGACGTCGGTATGACGGGCCTGCTCGGCTTCCGCTCCGGTTACGACGCACTGGAAGACACCGAGGTGCTGCTCATGCTCGGAACGGACTTCCCGTACCGGCAGTTCTACCCACCGAAGGCCACCGTCATTCAGGTCGACATCCGCGGTGAGCACATCGGCCGGCGCACCCGAGTAGATGTCGCACTCGTCGGTACGGTGAAAGATACTTTACAACAACTTAATTCGATGATTCAGCCGCATTCGGACAGGAGACACCTGGAGCGCGCCAGAGAGAACTACACACGCACACGAGCTCAGCTCGATCGCTTGGCCGTGGACGACCGCAACCAGACGCCGGTGCGTCCCGAGCTTGTCGCCCGCCGAATCGACGAGCTGGCGGCCGACGACGCGGTCTTCATCGCCGATGTCGGCACACCCGTGATCTGGGCGGCGCGATACCTGTCGATGAACGGCCGGCGCCGATTGCTCGGCTCGTTCAACCACGGCAGCATGGCGAATGCCGTACCCCAAGCGATCGGCGCACAGGCATCGCATCGCGATCGCCAGATTGTCACCCTCTCCGGTGACGGTGGTCTCACCATGATGCTCGGCGACCTCATCACGCTGACCCAGTCCCAACTGCCGGTCAAAATGGTCGTCTTCAACAACGGTGCGCTCAGCTTTGTCGAGCTCGAAATGAAGGCCGCCGGTATCGTCAATTACGGTACCGCCCTGGATAATCCGGTGTTTGCAGATGTCGCAAAGGCTCTCGGGATCCATGGGCTCCGGGTCGAGCGCCCCGACCAGCTGGACGGCGCCCTTTCGGAAGCCTTTGACCACCCCGGGCCCGTGCTCGTGGAGGTTCTCACCGCGCGCCAGGAGCTGTCGATTCCCCCGACCATCACCGCCGCGCAAGTTGCGGGATTCTCATTGTGGGCCACCCGAACGCTGCTGTCCGGGCGTGGCGACGAGCTCATCGATTTGGCCAAGACCAATCTCGGAGCACGCCTGCGCCGCAAGTGA
- a CDS encoding flavin-containing monooxygenase — protein MSTHTLPQHEVLVVGAGFGGIAAGVRLRRAGIDDFVIVDKHPSVGGTWFVNKYPGVAVDIPSFIYSFSFAQTGKWSRLFAPGEELQQYAEDVVDGHGLRDKLRLGTTVLGSRFDEDTDIWHVETDRGEITARHVIVGIGGLEVPNLPDIPGIGSFGGKLLHTTAWDHDYDLTGKRVAVIGTGATALQLVPAIADQVSRLTVFQRTAIWVAPKLDFKTGPVSRFVFGNRLLRTPLRGVGMALVELGLGGALLGGQLLGQRLYKTVLQGVGLALRGWMWTQLPHDPELRKKLTPTYAFGCKRPSMHNEWFSTFTKPNVDLITEPIERITENSVITADGTEHEIDVLVCATGFKVMEKGATPPFPCLGRGGTDLNTWWDENRYQAYQGVTVPGWPNAYMLIGPWAYSPGSYLVLLESTVAHAVRAITETRRRGATRCEVRQEPHDKYWQQMLSRAAKSHLLTPLCAGSNTYYINYQGDAAAYRPSTNTEMRLQNRYFPFSDYEFTTTQARQLVAESVG, from the coding sequence GTGAGCACGCATACCCTCCCGCAGCACGAGGTCCTCGTGGTAGGCGCCGGATTCGGCGGCATAGCCGCAGGCGTCAGACTCCGCCGGGCAGGTATCGATGATTTTGTCATCGTCGACAAGCATCCGTCGGTGGGCGGGACTTGGTTCGTCAACAAGTACCCCGGTGTGGCCGTGGATATTCCGTCGTTCATCTACAGCTTCTCCTTTGCCCAGACGGGTAAGTGGAGTCGCCTGTTCGCACCGGGCGAGGAACTCCAGCAATACGCCGAGGATGTCGTCGACGGACACGGCCTGCGTGACAAGCTCCGGCTGGGAACCACCGTGTTGGGCAGCAGATTCGACGAAGACACCGACATCTGGCATGTCGAGACCGACCGCGGCGAAATCACCGCCCGCCATGTGATCGTCGGGATCGGTGGGCTGGAAGTGCCGAATCTGCCCGACATTCCCGGCATCGGGTCGTTCGGCGGCAAGCTTCTGCACACCACCGCGTGGGACCATGACTACGACCTCACCGGCAAGCGCGTGGCGGTCATCGGCACCGGCGCTACCGCACTGCAATTGGTTCCGGCGATCGCCGACCAGGTCAGTCGGCTTACGGTCTTTCAGCGCACCGCCATCTGGGTGGCGCCAAAACTCGATTTCAAGACGGGGCCCGTCAGCCGGTTCGTCTTCGGCAATCGTCTACTGCGGACTCCCCTTCGCGGTGTCGGGATGGCGCTCGTCGAACTGGGGCTAGGTGGGGCCCTGCTCGGGGGCCAGCTGCTGGGGCAGCGCCTTTACAAGACGGTGCTGCAGGGCGTGGGACTTGCACTGAGAGGCTGGATGTGGACACAGCTGCCCCACGATCCCGAACTGCGCAAGAAACTCACGCCGACCTACGCCTTCGGGTGCAAACGGCCTTCCATGCACAACGAATGGTTCTCGACATTCACCAAGCCCAATGTCGACTTGATAACCGAGCCCATCGAGCGCATCACCGAGAACTCTGTCATCACCGCCGACGGAACCGAGCACGAGATAGACGTCTTGGTGTGCGCCACCGGTTTCAAGGTCATGGAGAAGGGCGCGACGCCGCCATTCCCCTGCCTCGGCCGGGGCGGCACCGATCTCAACACGTGGTGGGACGAGAATCGCTACCAGGCGTACCAGGGGGTGACCGTTCCCGGCTGGCCCAACGCGTACATGCTGATCGGCCCGTGGGCATATTCGCCCGGCTCGTACCTGGTCCTGTTGGAATCGACAGTTGCGCATGCCGTGCGGGCCATCACAGAAACCCGGCGCCGCGGCGCCACCCGCTGTGAGGTGCGTCAAGAACCGCATGACAAGTATTGGCAGCAGATGCTTTCCCGGGCGGCAAAGAGCCATCTACTCACACCGCTGTGTGCCGGATCGAACACCTACTACATCAACTACCAAGGTGACGCCGCGGCCTACCGTCCGTCCACCAATACCGAAATGCGCCTGCAAAACCGGTACTTCCCGTTCAGTGACTACGAATTCACCACTACGCAGGCACGGCAGCTCGTCGCGGAGAGCGTCGGATGA